From Weissella confusa, a single genomic window includes:
- a CDS encoding JAB domain-containing protein, which yields MLQTIKSVAELGQYLANEYGDKPQESCWLIAVNTQMRVLELQQVAQGTLDGVSIHPRDIFRRLVALNAYGFILVHNHPSGNLKASLADRLFMRQLAYCSTLMQVHFFDFMIIGLDGFVSLRATGELPKIGLETLYDLWTDANNL from the coding sequence ATGTTACAAACAATCAAATCGGTTGCTGAGTTGGGACAATACTTGGCGAATGAATATGGTGATAAGCCACAAGAAAGTTGCTGGTTAATTGCGGTTAATACACAAATGCGTGTGCTTGAGCTACAACAAGTGGCACAAGGAACGTTAGATGGGGTATCGATTCACCCGCGCGACATCTTTAGGCGATTGGTGGCGTTGAATGCCTATGGGTTTATTTTGGTTCATAATCATCCGAGCGGTAATTTAAAAGCATCGCTAGCGGATCGACTTTTTATGCGACAACTAGCGTATTGCAGCACCTTGATGCAGGTACATTTTTTCGATTTTATGATCATTGGATTAGACGGTTTTGTGAGCCTAAGAGCGACAGGGGAGTTACCCAAAATCGGCCTTGAAACCCTGTATGATTTATGGACGGATGCTAACAACTTGTGA
- a CDS encoding amino acid ABC transporter substrate-binding protein, with protein MKKKINWRRQIIGNGIVLAVLALLVGFVWYRTTHAQDTWRQMTADKTVVVGLDDTYVPMGFRDKSGKLVGYDVDLARATFKKLGLKVKFQAIDWSMKETELDTGHIDMIWNGYTITPARAKKVAFSVPYHNDSQVLVTMQRDHINTIKDMAGKTLAAQTGSAGLTLFNDKPKVLKSFLGSAPVQYDTFDKALNDLQVGRVNAVLIDSDYARYYVAHESNPAEFKVIKTGYGQDAYGIGFRKGDVTLREKVNGVITEFKKDGTLDKISERYFGTKNAD; from the coding sequence ATGAAAAAGAAGATTAACTGGCGCCGACAGATTATCGGTAACGGAATTGTGCTGGCGGTGTTAGCGTTGCTGGTTGGATTTGTTTGGTACCGCACGACGCACGCACAAGACACTTGGCGCCAAATGACGGCTGACAAAACTGTTGTCGTTGGTTTGGACGATACGTATGTGCCAATGGGATTCCGTGACAAGTCAGGTAAGTTGGTTGGGTACGACGTTGATTTGGCACGTGCAACATTCAAGAAGTTGGGCCTAAAGGTTAAGTTCCAAGCAATTGACTGGTCAATGAAGGAAACTGAACTTGATACGGGTCACATTGATATGATTTGGAATGGTTACACGATTACACCAGCCCGTGCCAAGAAGGTTGCCTTCTCGGTGCCATACCACAATGATTCCCAAGTGTTAGTAACGATGCAACGCGATCACATTAACACGATTAAGGATATGGCTGGCAAGACGCTCGCTGCACAAACTGGTTCGGCTGGACTAACGTTGTTTAACGACAAGCCAAAGGTGTTGAAGAGCTTCCTTGGGTCAGCACCTGTGCAATACGATACCTTTGATAAGGCGTTGAACGACTTGCAAGTTGGCCGAGTGAATGCGGTATTGATTGATTCGGACTACGCCCGTTATTACGTTGCGCACGAATCAAACCCAGCCGAGTTCAAGGTCATCAAGACTGGTTACGGACAGGATGCTTATGGTATCGGGTTCCGTAAGGGTGATGTAACGTTGCGTGAAAAGGTAAACGGTGTGATTACTGAATTCAAGAAGGATGGCACACTGGATAAGATTTCTGAGCGCTACTTTGGCACGAAGAACGCAGATTAA
- the purC gene encoding phosphoribosylaminoimidazolesuccinocarboxamide synthase, whose translation MTQEALLTTGKAKAVYATSDPQILWLHSLDQATALNGKQKEHIPDKGRLTTQISGLLFEMLNQAGIKTHYLSPVDETDILVTRLMMVPIEVVVRNFAAGHFASRFDVEPMTPLVPVVEEYYYKRDDLDDPALNASQAVALKLATPAQLAEISDITARVNKLLTEKFKTIGITLLDFKIEFGLDDQGALVLGDELSPDNMRLIDDATGTSLDKDVFRRGEGDLRDGYEIVLHRLNETKGE comes from the coding sequence ATTACACAAGAAGCGTTGCTAACAACGGGTAAAGCAAAAGCCGTGTATGCGACTAGCGACCCACAAATTCTTTGGTTGCATAGTTTGGATCAAGCGACAGCATTGAACGGTAAGCAAAAAGAACATATTCCGGATAAGGGACGTTTGACGACACAAATTAGTGGCTTGTTATTCGAGATGCTAAATCAGGCTGGTATTAAGACACATTATCTGTCACCAGTTGATGAGACGGACATTTTGGTCACGCGTCTGATGATGGTGCCGATTGAGGTTGTGGTTCGAAACTTTGCGGCGGGTCACTTTGCTTCACGTTTTGATGTTGAACCGATGACACCGCTTGTTCCGGTGGTTGAAGAGTATTACTACAAGCGTGATGACTTAGATGATCCGGCGCTGAATGCATCTCAAGCGGTGGCGTTAAAGTTAGCGACACCGGCACAATTGGCAGAGATTTCTGACATTACGGCGCGAGTCAATAAATTGCTGACCGAGAAGTTTAAAACAATTGGGATTACATTACTCGATTTCAAAATTGAATTTGGCTTAGATGACCAAGGCGCATTGGTCTTGGGGGATGAATTATCACCAGATAATATGCGCTTGATTGACGACGCAACGGGTACTTCGCTTGATAAGGATGTTTTCCGACGTGGAGAAGGCGACTTGCGTGATGGATATGAAATTGTACTGCACCGTTTGAATGAAACAAAAGGAGAATAA
- a CDS encoding lactoylglutathione lyase: MRVRKFTPLRIPSKNVARAVRFYREVFDLPTEFGENESRHLYFDQQSIVFEEDPDAEPITVQVTVRDHKETVENHFINYYVTQAKPATESEDGRHIIFHLDDFEGNHIEVIANK; encoded by the coding sequence ATGCGTGTTCGTAAGTTTACCCCACTCCGTATTCCAAGCAAAAACGTTGCTCGTGCGGTTCGCTTTTACCGTGAAGTGTTTGATTTACCAACTGAATTTGGTGAAAATGAGTCACGTCACCTATACTTCGACCAACAATCAATTGTGTTTGAAGAAGATCCAGACGCTGAACCAATTACAGTTCAGGTAACAGTTCGTGACCATAAGGAAACGGTTGAAAACCACTTCATCAACTACTACGTCACCCAAGCAAAGCCAGCAACCGAATCAGAAGATGGTCGTCACATCATTTTCCATCTTGATGATTTCGAGGGCAACCACATCGAAGTGATTGCCAACAAATAA
- the mreC gene encoding rod shape-determining protein MreC has translation MKNILTSRRLVVAVIVAIVTIGVIVISSRAQNSQKEPSLPTRVVSDVSGWVSSVVSSPVKAVSGGYEAVSGLLNTYKENQALTEKVDDLAQAKVQLQTLQAENRALKDQLQIENTLTDYKVVNAVVISRSPSNWQSQLIVNKGSNAGIKKGMSVMGSGGLIGRVSEVNTTNAKVELLSDDSQVADRFAIRVANKNGDVVDGIVTSFNQEKNLIVMGQITSDVALEKGDLVTTSGLGGVTPAGLYVGKVQKISQDDYGLSKKIYIKPATDFNNIPVVSVAIPQQ, from the coding sequence ATGAAGAATATCTTAACTTCACGACGTTTGGTTGTAGCGGTTATCGTTGCAATCGTGACAATCGGTGTGATTGTCATTAGTTCGCGAGCACAAAACTCTCAAAAAGAACCTTCTTTGCCAACGCGTGTTGTGTCCGACGTTTCAGGTTGGGTATCAAGTGTTGTCAGTTCACCAGTTAAAGCAGTTAGCGGTGGATATGAGGCAGTCTCAGGGTTGCTAAACACATACAAAGAAAATCAAGCATTAACTGAGAAGGTTGATGATTTAGCACAAGCGAAGGTGCAATTGCAAACGTTGCAAGCCGAAAATCGTGCATTGAAGGATCAATTGCAAATCGAAAACACGTTGACCGACTATAAGGTTGTTAATGCGGTTGTTATTTCACGTTCACCAAGTAATTGGCAATCACAATTGATTGTTAACAAGGGATCAAATGCAGGCATCAAGAAGGGTATGTCTGTGATGGGTTCTGGTGGTTTGATTGGTCGCGTCTCTGAGGTGAATACAACGAACGCGAAGGTTGAGTTGTTATCTGATGACAGCCAAGTTGCGGATCGTTTTGCAATCCGTGTGGCCAACAAGAACGGCGATGTTGTTGACGGTATTGTGACCAGCTTCAATCAAGAAAAGAACTTGATTGTGATGGGACAAATTACGTCAGATGTCGCTTTGGAAAAGGGTGATCTTGTCACGACCAGTGGTTTGGGTGGTGTTACGCCAGCTGGACTTTACGTTGGTAAGGTACAAAAGATTAGCCAAGATGACTACGGTCTATCAAAGAAGATTTACATTAAGCCGGCAACGGACTTTAACAATATTCCAGTTGTTAGTGTGGCTATCCCACAACAATAG
- a CDS encoding amino acid ABC transporter ATP-binding protein — MLEIKNLAKSYDTRTIFKNMNLTVNDGEVLSIVGPSGIGKTTFLRIVAGLLPADQGELILNGESLDLTGERTGAQVGVIFQDFNLFPQYTVKENVMLAPQMVHNESKAEAADNADRLLADLGLTAQADQYPFQLSGGQKQRVAIARALAMKPGILAYDEPTSGLDAESTERVIAVIKQLQAQGVTQLIVTHDLPFAEAVADKTFDFGTDVER, encoded by the coding sequence ATGCTAGAAATTAAAAACTTAGCTAAGTCATATGACACGCGCACGATTTTTAAGAACATGAATCTTACAGTTAACGACGGTGAGGTTTTGAGTATTGTTGGTCCTTCAGGTATTGGTAAGACAACGTTCTTGCGAATCGTTGCTGGTTTACTACCCGCAGATCAAGGTGAGTTAATTCTGAACGGTGAGTCGCTTGATTTAACTGGTGAACGCACTGGCGCCCAAGTTGGGGTTATTTTCCAAGACTTCAATTTGTTTCCACAATATACCGTGAAGGAAAATGTGATGTTGGCGCCACAAATGGTGCACAATGAGTCAAAGGCTGAGGCTGCCGATAATGCAGACCGCTTGCTAGCGGATTTGGGATTGACGGCCCAAGCGGACCAATACCCATTCCAGTTGTCTGGTGGACAAAAGCAACGTGTTGCCATCGCGCGTGCCTTGGCAATGAAGCCTGGTATTTTGGCATATGATGAACCAACATCTGGTTTGGATGCTGAATCAACGGAACGTGTTATTGCAGTGATTAAGCAGTTGCAAGCGCAAGGTGTGACGCAATTGATTGTTACCCACGATTTGCCATTTGCTGAGGCCGTGGCTGATAAGACCTTTGATTTTGGGACGGATGTTGAACGATAG
- the mreD gene encoding rod shape-determining protein MreD, which yields MLKYVHTSWLHFVLVYIAIMLDGGIALYFAPVLFKMPMSASPYLSLIVMMMPVLTGTVTQMKERSLYIAAFLGGLLFDIFYSGLIGISMIGFPLTVWLASKLQRYLPTSFISSVAVWFVSMSMYLVFDYAGFGIINLTNLNIPDFIIFHMFPTLIVNLLLLVLVYGLLNYWYHATRQPDISAYNVDDSDLNGRMPSLNSKSRSRSIR from the coding sequence ATGTTGAAATACGTGCACACCTCATGGTTACATTTTGTCCTGGTGTATATCGCAATCATGCTAGATGGGGGGATTGCGCTGTACTTTGCACCAGTGCTATTTAAAATGCCGATGTCGGCCAGCCCATATCTATCATTGATTGTCATGATGATGCCGGTGCTGACCGGAACGGTTACGCAAATGAAGGAACGCAGTTTATATATTGCGGCCTTCCTAGGCGGCTTGCTGTTTGATATTTTTTATTCGGGTTTGATTGGTATTTCAATGATTGGTTTCCCGTTGACGGTATGGCTTGCTAGCAAGTTGCAACGTTACTTACCAACGTCATTTATTTCATCAGTTGCGGTTTGGTTTGTGTCGATGAGCATGTACTTGGTGTTTGATTACGCTGGTTTTGGTATCATCAACCTAACGAACTTGAACATTCCGGATTTCATTATTTTCCACATGTTCCCAACGTTGATTGTTAATTTGCTATTGTTGGTCTTGGTATACGGTCTGCTAAATTACTGGTACCACGCAACACGTCAACCAGATATTTCAGCATATAATGTTGATGATAGTGACTTGAATGGTCGCATGCCATCATTAAATTCGAAGTCACGATCACGTTCGATTCGTTAG
- the ribB gene encoding 3,4-dihydroxy-2-butanone-4-phosphate synthase, whose protein sequence is MKKTFDTVADALTVLRQGGVIILADDEGRENEGDLVALAQDITPETVHMMLREAAGLMCTPVGPEIAERLGFTDMVADSTDPHQTPFTYTVDGTFEATGVTTGVSAMDRAATIRQIANPMATRADFNAPGHTQPLTAKEGGLATRIGHTEAAVDLARLVGSEPAAVIIEVLKEDGTMARRDDLFEMSERLDIPFITIEQISAYMTVPAV, encoded by the coding sequence ATGAAGAAGACGTTTGACACAGTTGCTGATGCATTGACCGTATTGCGCCAAGGAGGCGTTATCATCTTGGCGGATGATGAGGGCCGTGAAAATGAAGGGGATCTTGTGGCACTTGCCCAAGATATTACGCCAGAAACGGTGCACATGATGTTGCGTGAGGCGGCAGGTTTGATGTGCACGCCAGTTGGGCCTGAAATTGCTGAACGTTTGGGATTTACGGATATGGTGGCCGATTCAACAGACCCACATCAAACGCCATTCACATACACGGTTGATGGCACGTTTGAAGCCACTGGTGTAACAACTGGTGTATCAGCGATGGATCGTGCCGCAACGATTCGTCAAATTGCGAACCCAATGGCTACCCGCGCTGACTTTAACGCACCTGGTCACACGCAACCTTTGACGGCCAAGGAAGGTGGTTTGGCAACGCGTATTGGGCACACAGAAGCCGCCGTTGATCTGGCACGTTTGGTTGGGTCAGAACCAGCTGCCGTTATTATTGAAGTCTTGAAGGAAGACGGTACGATGGCCCGTCGTGATGATTTGTTTGAGATGTCTGAACGATTGGATATCCCATTTATTACAATCGAACAAATTAGTGCTTACATGACGGTGCCAGCTGTCTAA
- a CDS encoding amino acid ABC transporter permease, translating into MDYMMQIMPSLLDGLKMTIGVFALTLIGSVPLGILVALALKSDIFLLRWVTNGYIWVMRGTPLLLQIVFVYYGLSLAHIVTFPRFEAAVITFIINYAAYFAEIFRGGLQSIPQGQYDGAKVLGLTRWQTMRKIVLPQVVKIVMPSVGNEVVTLVKDTSLVYVIGLGDLMRAGNIAASRDVTLAPYLLVGLLYLILTAVATVLLRRIETNMNYYR; encoded by the coding sequence ATGGATTACATGATGCAAATTATGCCAAGTTTGCTGGATGGGCTTAAGATGACCATCGGTGTCTTCGCATTAACTTTAATTGGATCAGTGCCGTTGGGAATTTTGGTGGCATTGGCATTGAAATCAGATATTTTCTTGTTGCGCTGGGTAACGAATGGTTATATCTGGGTGATGCGTGGCACACCATTGTTGCTTCAAATTGTGTTTGTCTACTATGGATTGAGTTTAGCTCACATTGTGACATTCCCACGTTTTGAAGCCGCGGTCATCACATTTATTATTAACTATGCTGCGTACTTCGCTGAGATTTTCCGTGGGGGGCTACAAAGCATTCCGCAAGGACAATATGATGGCGCAAAAGTGCTTGGCCTAACCCGCTGGCAAACGATGCGTAAGATTGTTTTGCCACAAGTGGTTAAGATTGTGATGCCATCAGTTGGAAACGAAGTGGTGACGTTGGTTAAGGATACGTCTTTGGTCTACGTTATCGGTTTGGGCGACTTGATGCGTGCTGGTAATATTGCGGCTTCACGTGACGTTACGTTGGCACCATATCTACTAGTCGGTTTGCTATATTTGATTTTGACGGCAGTCGCAACCGTGTTGCTACGTCGCATTGAAACGAATATGAACTACTATCGTTAA
- the purS gene encoding phosphoribosylformylglycinamidine synthase subunit PurS, translating to MFLAKIYVTYKPSILDPQGEVIKSALHRMNFETVETVTQGKYFEVTMNNNDEAAAYDEAVAYTEALLINPNTETYRIDLLKSVEA from the coding sequence ATGTTTTTAGCTAAGATTTACGTCACATACAAGCCCTCAATTCTTGATCCACAAGGTGAGGTGATCAAATCAGCTTTGCACCGCATGAATTTTGAAACGGTTGAAACTGTGACGCAAGGTAAGTATTTTGAAGTCACAATGAACAACAATGATGAGGCAGCTGCTTACGATGAAGCAGTGGCTTATACGGAAGCACTTCTGATTAACCCAAATACTGAAACGTATCGAATTGACCTACTTAAGTCAGTGGAGGCGTAA
- the purK gene encoding 5-(carboxyamino)imidazole ribonucleotide synthase, protein MTKPILPPATLGIVGGGQLGQMMALAAKPMGYRVVVLDPQINAPAAQIADQQLVANYDDESALRNLADIADVITYEFENVSQEALANAVPAKQLPQGTQLLHITANRLREKTFIADLGLPVAPFAAVDNVVALYASCHKVSLPAILKTVEGGYDGHGQWDIPNHEALANLLAHWDVPVNTPMILEKQVTFDRELSVMVARDISGDIRTWPVTVNEHQNHILHVSAAPASLSDKIADEIAHIAKTLANALNLVGVLGIEMFVAGDQVYVNELAPRPHNSGHFTIEATNVSQFEGHVRSVLGLPIPEIKQWAPAMMLNLLGDDINRARRELVDHPDWHMHDYGKVDVKSGRKMGHITVTGLREMKALRAWGHQKG, encoded by the coding sequence ATGACTAAACCCATTTTGCCACCGGCCACACTTGGGATTGTTGGTGGCGGACAACTTGGCCAAATGATGGCCTTAGCGGCTAAGCCAATGGGATATCGCGTAGTGGTGCTGGACCCACAGATTAACGCACCAGCTGCCCAAATCGCAGACCAACAGTTGGTTGCAAATTACGATGATGAATCTGCGCTACGCAATTTGGCGGATATTGCCGATGTCATTACGTACGAATTTGAAAATGTCAGTCAAGAAGCGTTGGCAAATGCAGTGCCAGCTAAGCAGTTGCCACAAGGAACCCAACTGTTGCACATCACAGCTAACCGCTTGCGTGAAAAAACATTTATCGCGGATTTGGGATTGCCAGTTGCACCATTCGCGGCCGTCGATAATGTCGTTGCCTTGTACGCTAGTTGCCATAAGGTGTCATTACCAGCGATTCTGAAAACTGTTGAAGGTGGTTATGACGGTCACGGTCAGTGGGACATTCCAAATCATGAAGCTTTGGCAAACTTATTGGCACACTGGGATGTGCCGGTTAACACGCCGATGATTTTGGAAAAGCAGGTAACATTTGATCGCGAGCTAAGCGTGATGGTTGCCCGTGATATTTCGGGTGATATTAGAACTTGGCCTGTGACGGTCAATGAACATCAGAATCACATTTTGCATGTGTCAGCTGCACCAGCGTCATTATCAGACAAAATTGCGGATGAAATTGCCCACATTGCCAAAACATTAGCGAACGCGTTGAATCTTGTTGGTGTACTTGGTATTGAGATGTTTGTGGCTGGTGACCAGGTATATGTGAATGAATTGGCACCGCGCCCACACAATTCAGGCCACTTCACCATTGAAGCAACCAACGTTTCACAATTTGAAGGGCATGTACGTAGTGTGTTGGGATTACCGATTCCAGAAATTAAGCAGTGGGCACCAGCGATGATGTTGAATTTACTAGGGGATGACATCAATCGCGCTCGCCGTGAGTTGGTCGACCATCCTGACTGGCATATGCATGATTACGGGAAAGTTGACGTGAAGTCTGGCAGGAAGATGGGACATATCACGGTGACAGGATTACGAGAAATGAAGGCATTACGTGCATGGGGGCATCAAAAGGGATGA
- a CDS encoding rod shape-determining protein, which translates to MFSFGTRNVGIDLGTANTLVYIEGKGIVLREPSVVARNTKTNEVVAVGAAARDMLGRTPGSIKAIRPMRDGVIADYETTVAMLKYYLGKALGGRGSKPYVTIGVPSGVTAVERRAVIDAARVAGARDAYVIEEPFAAAVGAGLPVMEPTGSMVVDLGGGTTDVATISLGGIVSSRSIRMAGDKLDEAIMSYIRQKYSVLIGEQTAERLKMEVGSADVEAAKDMEGTTARGRDLVTGLPKTIDIEATDVAEAIKDVIAEIIVAIKETLEETSPEIAADVIDHGIVLTGGGAMLKHLDEVIAEATKVPVFVAPEPLDAVVIGTGEALKSIDVLKNN; encoded by the coding sequence GTGTTTTCATTTGGAACTCGAAATGTCGGAATCGACCTAGGAACTGCCAACACGTTGGTATACATTGAAGGTAAGGGAATCGTCTTGCGCGAGCCATCAGTAGTTGCGCGCAACACAAAGACAAACGAGGTTGTTGCCGTTGGTGCAGCTGCCCGTGATATGTTGGGTCGTACGCCAGGTTCAATCAAGGCTATCCGCCCAATGCGCGATGGTGTTATCGCTGATTACGAAACAACTGTTGCGATGTTGAAGTACTACCTAGGCAAGGCCTTGGGTGGTCGTGGCTCAAAGCCATACGTTACAATCGGTGTACCATCTGGTGTAACGGCTGTTGAGCGTCGTGCAGTAATCGATGCTGCCCGTGTTGCTGGTGCTCGTGACGCCTACGTGATTGAAGAGCCATTCGCAGCTGCTGTTGGTGCCGGTTTGCCAGTTATGGAACCAACTGGATCAATGGTTGTTGACCTTGGTGGTGGAACGACTGACGTTGCCACAATTTCATTGGGTGGTATCGTGTCATCACGTTCAATCCGTATGGCTGGTGATAAGCTTGATGAAGCTATCATGTCATACATCCGCCAAAAGTACTCAGTATTGATTGGTGAGCAAACGGCAGAACGTTTGAAGATGGAAGTTGGATCAGCTGATGTTGAAGCTGCCAAGGACATGGAAGGTACAACGGCTCGCGGTCGTGACTTGGTAACTGGTTTGCCAAAGACGATTGATATCGAAGCGACTGATGTTGCCGAAGCTATCAAGGATGTCATTGCTGAAATCATCGTTGCTATTAAGGAGACGTTGGAAGAGACGTCTCCAGAAATTGCAGCTGACGTTATCGACCACGGTATCGTTTTGACTGGTGGTGGTGCTATGTTGAAGCACCTTGATGAAGTAATTGCTGAAGCAACTAAGGTGCCAGTATTCGTTGCACCAGAGCCATTGGATGCAGTTGTCATCGGTACTGGTGAAGCATTGAAGTCAATCGATGTTTTGAAGAACAACTAA
- the purQ gene encoding phosphoribosylformylglycinamidine synthase subunit PurQ: MKAAVVRFPGSNCDFDMYYALQDFGVDVAFVDEKATSLAGFDAVFLPGGFSYGDYLRTGAVARFAPVMDAVRTAADDHKLVVGICNGFQILTEAGLLPGQLMMNEHPGFICDEVPLEIVNQNSRFSKAYETQTVMLPVAHGEGRYVADEATLEDLRDNNQIIFKYRTNVNGSMDQIAGISNRNGNVFGMMPHPERAVDALLGNTDGQAFFKSLLTPIMTEALVTE; this comes from the coding sequence ATGAAAGCAGCGGTGGTTCGTTTTCCAGGATCAAATTGTGATTTTGATATGTATTACGCCTTGCAAGATTTTGGCGTAGACGTGGCGTTTGTCGATGAAAAAGCCACGTCACTAGCAGGTTTTGATGCAGTCTTTCTACCAGGTGGCTTTTCATATGGCGACTATCTCCGTACTGGGGCGGTTGCGCGCTTTGCGCCTGTGATGGACGCTGTTCGAACAGCAGCTGATGACCACAAATTGGTGGTTGGTATCTGCAACGGCTTCCAAATTTTGACGGAAGCGGGGCTATTACCAGGCCAACTCATGATGAACGAGCATCCAGGTTTCATTTGTGATGAAGTGCCACTTGAAATCGTAAATCAAAACTCACGCTTCTCAAAGGCGTATGAAACGCAAACGGTGATGTTGCCGGTTGCCCACGGAGAAGGCCGATATGTTGCCGATGAAGCAACATTAGAAGACTTACGCGACAACAACCAAATCATCTTTAAGTATCGAACAAACGTGAACGGTTCGATGGATCAAATTGCCGGTATTTCAAATCGTAACGGTAACGTATTCGGCATGATGCCACACCCAGAGCGTGCGGTCGATGCGTTGCTTGGTAATACAGATGGTCAGGCATTTTTCAAAAGTTTGTTAACCCCAATTATGACGGAGGCGTTGGTAACCGAATGA
- a CDS encoding carbonic anhydrase family protein produces MQKLNYDAQESWSLTAGLMQSPIAITSKTTDKIDYPASLELYYDLNANYVRDTGQGLEVGLTGTAIIANRPFRLQQFHVHAPSEHTLDGQTYDGEIHFVHEAADGRLAVIGVFLRLGAPSETFASILNRIDDESVFSCEVTDLLPTNRSYYHYIGSLTTPPLSENVDWYVLEQPMTISAAQLAEFHVHYDHNNRHLQPLNGRHVLYYRDNK; encoded by the coding sequence ATGCAAAAACTCAATTATGATGCGCAAGAGTCTTGGTCACTGACAGCTGGTTTAATGCAATCGCCAATCGCGATTACAAGCAAAACCACTGACAAGATTGACTACCCTGCGTCATTAGAATTGTACTACGACCTTAATGCCAATTACGTTCGCGACACTGGCCAAGGTTTAGAGGTCGGGCTAACAGGAACAGCGATAATCGCTAATCGTCCGTTCCGGTTGCAACAGTTTCACGTCCACGCCCCCAGCGAGCATACCCTCGATGGCCAGACATATGATGGTGAAATTCATTTCGTGCACGAAGCTGCCGACGGGCGTTTGGCAGTGATTGGCGTCTTCTTAAGACTAGGTGCCCCATCAGAAACGTTTGCTAGCATTTTAAACCGTATTGATGATGAGTCCGTTTTCTCATGCGAGGTTACCGACTTGTTACCAACGAACCGGTCATACTATCATTACATCGGCTCGTTAACAACGCCACCGCTATCTGAAAATGTCGACTGGTATGTGTTAGAACAACCAATGACTATTTCAGCGGCTCAGTTAGCTGAATTCCATGTGCATTATGACCATAATAATCGCCATTTACAGCCTTTAAATGGGCGCCATGTCTTATATTACCGGGACAATAAATAG
- the purE gene encoding 5-(carboxyamino)imidazole ribonucleotide mutase, with amino-acid sequence MNRVSVIMGSISDWPTMKEAVAILEQFDVTVETHIISAHRMPTEMATYAANAREAGVDVIIAGAGGAAHLPGMVAAQTTLPVIGVPMKTKTLNGVDSLLSIVQMPAGVPVGTVAIGEAGAKNAAYYALQILSITNQTLVTELEAFREKQAQKARESEEQLHD; translated from the coding sequence ATGAATCGTGTTTCAGTAATAATGGGATCGATATCAGATTGGCCAACGATGAAAGAAGCGGTAGCAATTCTGGAACAATTTGATGTAACAGTCGAAACACATATCATTTCAGCTCATCGGATGCCGACGGAGATGGCAACTTACGCGGCTAATGCTCGCGAAGCTGGGGTGGACGTGATTATTGCCGGTGCTGGTGGCGCAGCTCACCTGCCGGGGATGGTCGCTGCACAAACCACATTGCCTGTTATTGGGGTGCCAATGAAGACGAAAACGTTAAATGGGGTTGATTCATTATTGAGTATCGTACAAATGCCCGCAGGTGTGCCGGTTGGTACGGTTGCTATTGGTGAAGCGGGCGCCAAAAACGCCGCTTACTATGCACTTCAAATTCTTTCAATTACAAATCAAACGTTGGTGACAGAACTTGAAGCATTCCGTGAAAAGCAAGCTCAAAAAGCACGTGAGAGTGAGGAGCAGTTACATGACTAA